The following are from one region of the Candidatus Krumholzibacteriia bacterium genome:
- a CDS encoding zf-HC2 domain-containing protein → MNDACTHIESLLPGFVEDGLGADDTLRVRAHLESCETCRASLVAFQTLEDSLLMRRAELPPVERFLPAFAAAPAPAYRRPVLMRAFRAVISVPGISILLAVWAGTLAFNFREPIGRALSFSTPNNLVGGIDRLADQMVFLTDGNVWLLLAALTMVSLFVAASMGAMTLRFVRH, encoded by the coding sequence ATGAACGACGCCTGCACGCATATCGAATCGCTTCTGCCCGGGTTTGTCGAAGACGGCCTGGGTGCGGACGACACGTTGCGTGTGCGCGCGCACCTGGAGTCGTGCGAGACGTGCCGCGCGTCGCTGGTGGCGTTCCAGACGCTGGAAGATTCGCTCCTTATGCGCCGCGCCGAACTGCCACCGGTGGAGCGTTTCCTGCCCGCGTTTGCCGCCGCACCCGCGCCGGCCTACCGGCGGCCGGTACTGATGCGCGCGTTTCGCGCCGTCATCAGTGTGCCGGGCATCTCCATCCTGCTCGCGGTGTGGGCGGGCACGCTGGCGTTCAACTTCCGCGAGCCCATCGGCCGCGCGCTTTCGTTTTCAACGCCGAACAACCTGGTGGGGGGCATCGACCGCCTCGCCGACCAGATGGTCTTCCTGACCGACGGCAATGTGTGGTTGCTGCTCGCCGCGCTCACGATGGTGTCGCTCTTCGTCGCCGCGTCCATGGGCGCCATGACGCTGCGCTTCGTCCGCCACTAG
- a CDS encoding RNA polymerase sigma factor, which translates to MPNLDSELVARSLRGDERAFRELLTRHHGVAYAVVRAILGDRDDVDDVMQVVYLKAYQGLKSFRGDAKFSTWLYQIARREAIDASRRRRRDVTDIEDVPLPADPADAADAPLRERDTREWLDRAMGEIEAHYRTAIELRYMAEKSYEEIAAIMDLPEGTVKTYVHRGKIELKRILSRPDWRARTAENQ; encoded by the coding sequence GTGCCCAACCTGGACTCTGAACTCGTTGCGCGGTCGCTCCGCGGTGACGAGCGGGCGTTCCGGGAGCTGTTGACCCGACATCACGGGGTGGCCTACGCCGTGGTGAGGGCGATCCTGGGGGACCGCGACGACGTGGACGATGTCATGCAAGTTGTCTATTTGAAGGCATATCAGGGCTTGAAGAGTTTCCGTGGCGACGCGAAGTTCTCCACCTGGCTCTACCAGATCGCCCGCCGCGAGGCCATCGACGCCTCCAGGCGGCGCCGGCGCGACGTCACCGATATCGAGGACGTCCCCCTGCCCGCCGACCCGGCCGATGCCGCCGACGCCCCGCTGCGCGAGCGCGACACCCGGGAGTGGCTGGACCGGGCCATGGGGGAGATCGAGGCACACTATCGCACGGCCATCGAGCTGCGCTACATGGCCGAGAAGTCCTATGAAGAGATTGCCGCCATCATGGACTTGCCCGAGGGAACCGTGAAAACCTATGTTCACCGTGGTAAGATTGAACTGAAGCGGATCCTGTCCCGCCCCGACTGGCGGGCACGTACCGCGGAGAATCAATGA
- a CDS encoding DUF6249 domain-containing protein, producing MLFGRIEAETIALAIPILFVMGGILIAITAIVMQARRKDLEHRERILAMEKGLPLPAEAPAKTERPRYSSRRANGLVLTGIGIALTIAMWVEDGGSTGVWGLIPLFIGIGLLIAAHLDKKEWEHERGMDTGHRSPMA from the coding sequence ATGCTGTTTGGTCGAATCGAAGCAGAAACCATCGCCCTGGCCATCCCCATCCTCTTCGTCATGGGCGGTATCCTGATTGCGATTACGGCAATCGTGATGCAGGCCCGCCGCAAGGATCTCGAGCACCGCGAGCGCATCCTCGCCATGGAGAAGGGGCTCCCGCTGCCCGCCGAGGCGCCGGCCAAGACGGAGCGCCCCCGCTACTCCAGCCGGCGCGCCAACGGCCTGGTGCTCACCGGCATCGGCATCGCACTCACCATCGCCATGTGGGTGGAGGACGGTGGCAGCACCGGTGTGTGGGGTCTGATTCCATTGTTTATCGGGATCGGCCTGTTGATCGCCGCGCACCTGGACAAGAAGGAATGGGAACACGAGCGTGGCATGGACACCGGTCACAGGAGTCCGATGGCGTAG
- a CDS encoding DUF4397 domain-containing protein produces the protein MKKLLMLTVALALPLAVIGCSDDDENPVTPQPAAQASVNVIHASPDAPAVDLLVDDKTAGTGLAFPNATGYLKVNAGTRNVKVNVANTSTTVIEGDLPLAANKNYSVFAVNEVASIEPLVLEDDLSAPAMGKAHVRFVHLSPDAPAVDITTTTGAIVFGDYSFKDASAFTPLDAGTYDLEVRLQGTSTTVLALNGITLENGKIYTVFAKGFVAGMGDQALGAQIIVNK, from the coding sequence ATGAAGAAGCTCCTCATGCTGACCGTCGCGCTGGCGCTGCCGCTGGCCGTGATTGGGTGCAGCGACGACGATGAGAACCCCGTTACCCCGCAGCCGGCCGCGCAGGCCTCGGTCAACGTCATCCATGCATCGCCGGACGCCCCGGCGGTCGACCTGCTGGTCGACGACAAGACCGCGGGCACGGGTCTGGCATTCCCGAATGCCACCGGCTACCTCAAGGTCAACGCCGGTACGCGCAACGTGAAGGTCAACGTGGCCAACACCTCGACCACGGTCATCGAGGGCGACTTGCCCCTCGCCGCCAACAAGAACTACTCGGTGTTCGCGGTGAACGAAGTGGCGAGCATTGAGCCGCTCGTCCTCGAGGACGACCTGAGCGCCCCGGCGATGGGCAAGGCGCACGTGCGCTTCGTCCACCTCTCGCCGGACGCGCCCGCGGTTGACATCACGACCACCACCGGCGCCATCGTGTTCGGCGACTACTCGTTCAAAGATGCGTCGGCCTTTACGCCGCTGGATGCCGGAACCTATGACCTCGAGGTCCGCCTGCAGGGAACGTCAACGACGGTTCTCGCGCTGAACGGTATCACGCTCGAGAACGGCAAGATCTACACGGTGTTCGCGAAGGGCTTCGTGGCGGGCATGGGCGACCAGGCGCTCGGCGCCCAGATCATCGTCAACAAGTAG
- a CDS encoding alpha/beta fold hydrolase, protein MPVPFNTLHLEPAEYRAKDGRAVTAQRGRLRLPVRRDRPAAGAVELVFVRLPALDPIRAGDPTVFLTGGPGLSAIASGRGRLFALFQLLRSNGDVILLDQRGSGLSTPSPVCDHPLEIPLEQPVTREGFTAAAIDAMRRCVSGLAGRGIDIAGFNAQESADDVADLARALGYPRVNLLGWSYGTHLAVSVMRRHPGLPGRVVLTGPEGPDQTYKLPSRVHLQLARLSARAGFDAAAAVRAALCEIEARPARVAWPDGRAAAIGRFDVEWVLAQAIADTRTLKRLPAVLSNMTAGDFSDLGGDPLFRALVEEFRGGLFRSPLRYCVDCASGVSAPRWERIENEARDAPLGRTIDWPFPEICEALGSPDLGDGFRSSLRSNIKTLFVTGRLDCRTPDENVPELAPGFLSPRHLVVEDAGHADLLVPPAVHEAVREFLHSGNLDVAHVVSTPPFQPDPPRATLVYDGECAFCRAQVDRLRRRGTERIQFVPYQSIGNRFPGVPRDHFARKVHLIGPDGSVATGARAILAASASHSRVARAALAACRIPGVAILPEAVYRWVARNRHRLPR, encoded by the coding sequence ATGCCCGTCCCCTTCAACACGCTCCACCTCGAGCCCGCGGAGTACCGCGCAAAGGACGGCCGTGCCGTCACGGCGCAGCGCGGGCGCCTCAGGCTGCCCGTGCGGCGGGACCGCCCCGCGGCCGGCGCCGTGGAACTGGTATTCGTCCGCTTGCCCGCGCTGGATCCGATCCGGGCCGGCGACCCCACCGTGTTCCTGACCGGTGGTCCGGGCCTGTCCGCCATTGCGTCCGGGCGGGGCCGGCTCTTTGCTCTGTTTCAACTATTGCGTTCCAACGGGGACGTCATCCTGCTCGACCAACGCGGCAGTGGATTGAGCACGCCGTCGCCTGTCTGTGACCATCCGCTGGAGATTCCGCTCGAGCAGCCGGTGACACGCGAGGGCTTCACGGCCGCCGCCATCGATGCCATGCGACGCTGCGTGTCCGGCCTGGCCGGACGCGGTATCGACATCGCCGGTTTCAACGCGCAGGAGAGTGCCGACGACGTGGCCGACCTGGCGCGCGCCCTCGGCTACCCGCGCGTGAACCTGCTGGGTTGGAGTTACGGCACGCACCTCGCGGTGTCGGTGATGCGGCGGCACCCGGGTCTGCCCGGCCGGGTGGTGCTGACGGGACCCGAGGGACCGGACCAGACCTACAAGCTTCCGTCGCGGGTGCACCTGCAGCTCGCACGGCTCTCGGCGCGCGCCGGTTTCGATGCCGCAGCGGCGGTGCGCGCCGCCCTCTGCGAGATCGAGGCCAGGCCCGCGCGGGTCGCGTGGCCGGACGGGCGCGCCGCGGCCATCGGGCGCTTCGACGTGGAGTGGGTGCTCGCGCAGGCCATCGCGGATACCCGCACGCTCAAACGCCTGCCAGCGGTGCTGTCCAACATGACGGCGGGCGACTTCTCGGACCTGGGCGGCGACCCGCTGTTTCGAGCGCTGGTGGAGGAGTTTCGTGGCGGGCTGTTCCGCTCGCCGCTGCGCTACTGCGTGGACTGCGCCTCCGGCGTGTCCGCGCCGCGGTGGGAGAGAATCGAGAACGAGGCACGCGACGCACCACTGGGGCGCACCATCGACTGGCCCTTCCCCGAGATCTGCGAGGCGCTCGGCAGCCCGGACCTCGGCGACGGGTTTCGTTCCTCGCTCCGTTCCAACATCAAGACGCTGTTTGTAACCGGGCGGCTCGATTGCCGCACGCCGGACGAGAACGTGCCCGAGCTGGCGCCCGGCTTCCTCAGCCCGCGCCACCTGGTGGTGGAAGACGCCGGCCACGCCGACCTGCTGGTGCCGCCCGCGGTGCATGAGGCGGTGCGCGAATTCCTGCACAGCGGGAATCTCGACGTGGCGCACGTGGTGTCGACCCCGCCGTTCCAGCCCGACCCGCCGCGGGCCACGCTGGTCTACGACGGCGAGTGTGCGTTCTGCCGGGCACAGGTGGACCGGCTCCGGCGGCGGGGAACGGAGCGCATCCAATTCGTTCCGTACCAGTCCATCGGCAATCGCTTCCCGGGCGTCCCGCGCGACCACTTCGCGCGCAAGGTGCACCTGATCGGGCCGGACGGCTCGGTAGCCACCGGTGCCCGCGCCATCCTCGCCGCCTCGGCCTCCCATTCCCGGGTTGCCCGCGCGGCCCTCGCGGCCTGCCGGATCCCCGGGGTCGCGATCCTGCCCGAAGCGGTCTACCGCTGGGTCGCGCGCAACCGGCATCGCCTGCCCCGCTGA
- a CDS encoding PLP-dependent aspartate aminotransferase family protein, which yields MEITHIETKVVHSGEPRPRLGGAVALPIFQTAMYETRGEEGTYHDVRYIRLNNTPNHLVLHDKLAALENAEAALVTSSGMAAISTALLTVLQQGDHLLVQDCLYGGTHTFITHDFARFGIEYDVIDGADPSSWKAKLRSNTRAIYVESIANPMMSVSDLAGVTAFAREHGLVSMIDNTFASPVNFRPAEWGFDLSLHSCTKYLNGHNDIVAGAVIGRSDLVEEVRLKLNHLGGSLDPHACFLLHRGMKTLALRVRHQNVSALALARFLEEHPAVATVNYPGLTANASHERAAEFFDGFGGMLSFELKDGVEAAERLMDRVELPVIAPSLGGVDTLLTRPVTTSHKGLTPAERARLGLSDALVRMSVGIEASEDLIDDLNRALED from the coding sequence ATGGAGATCACCCATATCGAGACCAAGGTCGTCCACTCCGGAGAACCTCGCCCCCGCCTGGGCGGCGCGGTGGCACTGCCCATCTTTCAGACCGCCATGTACGAGACGCGGGGCGAGGAGGGCACGTATCACGACGTGCGCTACATCCGCCTCAACAACACACCCAACCACCTCGTGCTGCACGACAAGCTGGCGGCACTGGAGAATGCCGAGGCGGCGCTGGTCACCTCCAGCGGCATGGCCGCCATCTCGACCGCATTGCTGACGGTGCTGCAGCAGGGCGACCACTTGCTGGTGCAGGATTGTCTCTACGGCGGCACGCACACGTTCATCACGCACGACTTCGCACGCTTCGGCATCGAGTACGACGTCATCGACGGCGCCGATCCCTCCTCGTGGAAGGCGAAGCTGCGTTCCAACACGCGCGCCATCTACGTGGAGTCCATCGCCAATCCCATGATGAGCGTGAGCGACCTGGCGGGTGTCACGGCGTTTGCGCGGGAGCACGGACTGGTATCCATGATCGACAATACCTTCGCGAGCCCGGTCAACTTCCGTCCCGCGGAGTGGGGATTCGACCTCTCTCTGCACAGCTGCACCAAGTACCTCAACGGCCACAACGACATCGTGGCGGGCGCGGTCATAGGACGTTCGGACCTGGTGGAAGAGGTGCGCCTGAAGCTCAACCACCTGGGTGGATCGCTGGATCCGCACGCGTGTTTCCTGCTGCACCGCGGCATGAAGACGCTGGCGCTGCGCGTGCGTCACCAGAACGTGAGCGCGCTGGCGCTGGCGCGGTTCCTCGAGGAGCACCCCGCGGTGGCGACGGTGAACTACCCCGGCCTGACCGCCAACGCGAGCCACGAGCGCGCGGCGGAGTTCTTCGACGGATTCGGCGGCATGCTGAGCTTCGAGCTCAAGGACGGCGTTGAAGCCGCGGAACGCCTGATGGACCGCGTGGAGCTGCCGGTGATTGCACCCAGCCTGGGCGGCGTGGACACGCTGCTCACCCGTCCGGTGACGACATCGCACAAGGGACTCACGCCGGCGGAGCGCGCCCGCCTGGGCCTGAGCGACGCGCTGGTGCGCATGTCGGTGGGCATCGAGGCGAGCGAAGACCTGATCGACGATCTCAATCGCGCGCTCGAGGACTGA
- a CDS encoding SDR family oxidoreductase, with amino-acid sequence MASRPVALITGASMGLGAEFARLFAANGHDLVLTARSADRLASVKREVENLHGASVRIIVADLTDPGAPHAIRDELAAAGVEIDVLVNNAGYGMYGFFHQADRDGVMGMIQVNVNALVLLTRLFIDGMVARGRGRILNVASTAAFQPGPLQPVYYASKAFVLSFTEAIANELKGTGVTATALCPGPVPTGFQERANVGDVRGLRLIMRTTPEQVVREGFDGMIRGRSVVIPGTLNKVLVFLLRFFPRNFVTAMVRRIQSH; translated from the coding sequence ATGGCGTCTCGCCCCGTCGCACTGATCACCGGCGCGTCCATGGGCCTGGGTGCGGAGTTCGCGCGGCTGTTCGCAGCCAACGGTCACGACCTGGTGCTCACCGCGCGCAGCGCGGACCGGCTGGCATCGGTGAAGCGCGAGGTCGAGAACCTGCACGGCGCGTCGGTGCGTATCATCGTGGCCGACCTCACCGATCCCGGCGCCCCGCACGCCATCCGCGACGAACTCGCGGCCGCGGGCGTCGAGATCGACGTGCTGGTCAACAATGCCGGCTACGGCATGTACGGCTTCTTTCACCAGGCGGACCGCGACGGGGTCATGGGCATGATCCAGGTGAACGTGAACGCGCTGGTGCTGCTCACACGCCTGTTCATCGACGGCATGGTGGCGCGCGGGCGCGGGCGCATCCTCAACGTGGCCTCCACCGCGGCCTTTCAGCCCGGCCCGCTGCAACCGGTCTACTACGCGTCCAAGGCCTTCGTGCTGTCCTTCACCGAGGCGATCGCCAACGAACTCAAGGGCACCGGCGTCACCGCGACGGCGCTGTGCCCCGGCCCCGTGCCCACCGGCTTTCAGGAGCGCGCCAACGTGGGTGACGTGCGCGGGCTGCGGCTCATCATGCGCACAACGCCCGAGCAGGTGGTGCGCGAGGGCTTCGACGGCATGATCCGGGGGCGGTCCGTGGTGATCCCAGGCACGCTCAACAAGGTCCTCGTGTTCCTGCTGCGTTTCTTTCCGCGCAATTTCGTCACCGCCATGGTACGGCGCATCCAGTCGCACTGA
- a CDS encoding glycosyltransferase family 39 protein — translation MPKVDPAWFTRPRKIAAAILGLALLIRLWDLNARSLWLDEAMEYWVASAPLSRLATVVRDGIQDPPLYSFLLHAWMTPADNETWMRLLSVFFGVASVAGVMVIGYRLRGWTTALVAGLIMGIVPTAVRYSQEVGQYAPMQCFLVWSIVVLLGLVRTPTRGGFVRWGLLAMAATYTYYGTVVTLLAPFACFMIEAAWRRDRRRLLSGGVTLAAYAVSILPLILYYLPHQLRRGPTAEAFDPIGIGSFNVEAMRTWITLKETLAFQFTGWPCSNMPAWLPVTLVILFIAMVVRTQRRFAVWLVAAWILYGVMGRLRLFPFAFRYSIILAPLIVPLVACAIRGDVNWLRRLTTGLAFGVLCATCVVSLPNRSIYNRVFGNDRCVWPETEDIGKVTRYWHAQRQPGQRTYVYYGAVPSFAYYADHLSGEKPERPDLWYLDCWRNADTPWCRTGDIFYGRWLRALPPDQKMASIFETMSGMPTEFWMIIAHVQGQESIPITQMIQRDYVLLDHVTGSDAVGFLVRRRAP, via the coding sequence ATGCCGAAAGTCGACCCCGCCTGGTTCACGCGCCCACGCAAGATTGCCGCTGCGATTCTCGGCCTCGCGCTGCTGATCCGGCTGTGGGATCTCAACGCGCGCTCGTTGTGGCTGGACGAGGCCATGGAGTACTGGGTGGCATCCGCACCGCTCTCGCGCCTGGCGACGGTGGTGCGCGACGGTATCCAGGATCCGCCGCTGTACTCGTTTCTGCTCCACGCATGGATGACTCCCGCGGACAACGAGACATGGATGCGCCTGCTCTCGGTGTTCTTCGGCGTGGCCAGCGTGGCCGGCGTGATGGTGATCGGCTACCGCTTGCGGGGCTGGACCACGGCGCTGGTGGCCGGGCTCATCATGGGCATCGTTCCGACGGCGGTGCGCTACTCCCAGGAGGTGGGCCAGTACGCGCCCATGCAGTGCTTCCTGGTGTGGAGCATCGTGGTCCTGCTGGGACTGGTGCGTACACCCACGCGCGGCGGGTTCGTGCGCTGGGGCCTGCTGGCTATGGCGGCCACCTACACGTACTACGGCACGGTGGTGACACTGCTCGCCCCCTTCGCCTGCTTCATGATCGAAGCGGCGTGGCGCCGCGACCGGCGGCGCCTGCTGAGCGGCGGTGTCACGCTGGCTGCCTATGCCGTCTCCATCCTGCCGCTGATTCTCTACTACCTGCCGCACCAGCTGCGGCGCGGTCCCACCGCGGAGGCGTTCGACCCCATCGGCATCGGATCGTTCAACGTGGAGGCCATGCGCACCTGGATCACGCTCAAGGAGACGCTGGCGTTCCAGTTTACCGGCTGGCCGTGCAGCAACATGCCCGCGTGGCTGCCGGTGACCCTGGTGATTCTGTTCATCGCCATGGTGGTGCGTACGCAACGGCGCTTTGCAGTGTGGCTCGTGGCGGCGTGGATCCTGTACGGCGTGATGGGCCGGCTGCGGTTGTTCCCGTTTGCGTTTCGCTACTCCATCATTCTCGCGCCGCTCATCGTACCGCTGGTGGCGTGCGCCATCCGCGGCGATGTGAACTGGTTGCGGCGTCTCACCACCGGTCTCGCGTTCGGCGTGCTGTGCGCGACGTGCGTGGTGTCGCTGCCAAACCGCAGCATCTACAACCGCGTGTTCGGCAATGACAGGTGCGTGTGGCCGGAAACCGAGGACATCGGCAAGGTGACGCGTTACTGGCACGCGCAGCGACAACCGGGGCAGCGGACGTACGTCTACTACGGCGCCGTTCCCAGCTTTGCCTACTACGCGGACCACCTCTCCGGCGAGAAACCCGAACGTCCCGATCTCTGGTATCTGGACTGCTGGCGCAACGCCGACACGCCGTGGTGCCGCACCGGAGACATCTTCTACGGCCGCTGGCTGCGCGCGCTCCCGCCCGACCAGAAGATGGCGTCGATCTTCGAGACCATGTCGGGGATGCCCACTGAATTCTGGATGATCATCGCGCACGTGCAGGGACAGGAGAGCATTCCCATCACTCAGATGATCCAGCGCGACTACGTGCTGCTCGACCACGTGACCGGCAGCGACGCCGTCGGCTTTCTGGTGAGAAGGCGCGCGCCATGA